Genomic window (Allostreptomyces psammosilenae):
TGGCCTGCGCCATGGTGGTCCGGGACCACGGCCCCGCCGCCCTGCCGGCCCTGCGGACGGCGACCGCCGAGGCGCTGCGGGCCGGACAGGACGGCGCCGCCGCCCTCGACACGGCCATGCGCGCCGTACTGGACACCGACCCGGCGACCTTCACCGAGCGCTGGCAGCACTATCTGACCAGCGAACTGCTGCCGCGCTGAGCGGCGGCCAGGGGGCGGGGCGGTGAGCGGGTGGGCCGTCAGCGAGCGGGCAGCTCAGCGGGCACCGAGGTCGTACGCCAGCTGCCGCGCCTCCTGCTCGTCCAACGTGCCGCTGATCTGCAGGCGCCCGCCGCTGATCGCGCTGTAGACGGCGGGCGCGCTCAGCAGCCGGTCGCCGAGGAGGATGGCCATCTGCTGGGGCGGCGGTCCGCCGGCCACCTCGGCGGTCAGCGCGCTCAGCCGCGGGGCGTCCTCGGCCTCCACGGTCAGGTCGACCACCCACCCGCCCACCTCGTCGTGCCTGGCGCGCACGTCGACCAGGCGCTCCACATCCAGCCTGCTGCCGCCGGTGCTGAGGGTGGCGCAGTAGGAGCCGTCGTGGGAGGTGTAGGAGTTCGGCTCGGCCGGGGTGGGGCACGCCCCCGCCACCGTGTTGGAGACGGGCACGAAGCTCAGCGGCTCGCTCGGCGCCACCGTGTACGGATCGTCCCCGCCCCAGCCCCGCAGCAGGGCGGTGGCGCCCACGCCGCCCAGGGCCAGAACCACCACCGCCGCCCCGGCGACCACCAGCCGGATCCGCCCTGCCCGCCGGCGGACGGGGCGGTCGCGGCGGGTGGGGTCGTGGACGGGGCCGTGGCCGGAGTCCCGGACGGGGCCGGAATCGCGGACGGCGCCGCTGCGGGGGGCGGGGTGGTCGCGGCGGGTGGGCTCGTGCACCGGCAGGGCCGTGGTGGGCGGCGACGGCGGGACGGGGCGGGTCACCGCCGCCGGGTCGACGCGCCGCCGGGCCTCGTCCGCCTCGCGCGTCCTGCGCTCCCGGTACCGCTCGATGGCCTCGACCCACGAGGGCGGCAGCCAGTCCGCGGCCCCGTGCGCCTCTGGGCGGGCCGCGAGGTCGGCCGCGCACCGGTCCAGCACCTGCCGCGGCGTCGGCCGGGCCGTGGGGTCGAGGGACAGGCAGGGGGCGATCAGCGGGTGGAGCTCGCCGGGCAGGCCGGCCAGGTCCAGTTCCCCGCGTGCCACGCGCAGCAACTGCTCCACGGCCGGCCCGGAACCGCTGTCCCGGTAGGGGCTGCGCCCGACGGCCAGGTAGAAGAGCGTCGCGCCCAGGGAGAAGACGTCCGAGGCCGCCGTGGTGGTCTCGCCACGCGCCTGCTCGGGCGCGGTGAACGCGATCGTGCCCAGGGCGGCGTGGGTGCGGGTGACGTCGGCGGCCTGGGAGATGCCGAAGTCGATCACCCGGGGGCCGTCCGCCGGCAGCAGCACGTTCGAGGGCTTCACGTCGCGGTGCACCAGGCCGGCGGAGTGCACGCTGACCAACGCCTCCGCCACGCCGGCCGCCACCCAGGGGACGGCGGGGGCGGGCAGCGGGCCGCACGCCTGCACCAGGTCGCGCAGCGAGGGCGCGGCGATGTACTCCGTCGCCATCCAGGGCAGCGGTGCCTCGGCGTCCGCGTCGACGACGCTGGCCGTGTAGGCGCCGCGTACCCGGCGGGCGAGGGCCACCTCCCGGGCGAAGCGGCGCCGGTCCGCCTCGGCGACGGTGCCGTCGGACCCTTCCGCCAGCAGCGTCTTGACGGCCAGGGTCCGTCCGCCCGGCGAGCGCGCGAGGTACACGCACCCCATCCCGCCGCTCGCCAACTCCGCCAGCACGGTGTACGGCCCGACGCGCTCCCCCGGACGCAACCTCACCGTTCCCCCACCCCGCATCTTTCGCCCTCGACGTGTCAGACCCCCGGCCCCGGCCCCACACGGCGTCACTGTAACGGCGATCGATGGCGATGCGGTGCGCGCGGGGGTGGGCGGTGCCGGTAGGGCGAACTGCCGTGGTGGGGGAGCCGGACGGTGCCGGGGGAGCCGGATGGGGGTGAAGGAGCCGGACGGGGTGGAGCCAATGGTGGTGGGGGAGCCGGACGGGGCGGCGCCGGATGGGGGTGGGGGAGCCGGATTGGGGTGGAGCCGGATGGCGGTCGGAGTTATCCACAGGTTGCAGGTGGAGGGCTGCGGTGTGTGATGGCTGCGTGGGATCCTGGAATTGGGGGGGCCCCAGGGGGCTCCCTGGAGGCATGTGCGCGGGAGTACGCCTGGTGAAGGGCTGGTCCGTCGGGTTGGCGGTCGGGTCGCATGGGGGGCGGTTGGGAGGGGCCGGGGGGGGGGAGTTATCCACAGGTTGCAGGTGGGGGGCTGCGGTGTGTGACGGTTGCGTGGGATCCTGGAATTGGGGGTCCCCAAGGGGCTCCCTGGAGGCGCGTGGGCGGGAGTACGCCAGGCTGGGGTGAGGCGGCCAGCCGGTCGGCAGCCAGGCCAGGGGGCGGTCGGCAGTCGGGCCGGGGCCGATCGGCGATGGTGATCTGCCGGCCGCCATCAAGGCTCGCGGTCCACGTACTCGGCTAAGCTCCCGAGCCCTCGCGGACCCGTCAGCGGGAGCCCGTCAGCGGAAGCCCGCCAGCGGCCCGACCACCAACGCCTCGCCGCCCCCCAACCCCACCCGACCCAGGCTGCCGCCGACCCCGCCGCTACCTAACCAACCCACCGGCCGCCACCCGACCCCCCAACGCCCAACCAACCTCCCAACCCCCCAACGCCCAACCAACCCACCGGCCGCCACCCACCCAGGAGACGCGATGACCCGGCCTCCCGTCCCCCGACCCGAGCCCGTGCCGGGCGCCAGCCACCCGGGAGCGGGGGAGGAGGTCCGCGAGCCGGGCGGGGCGCGCGCGGTCGACGCGGCCGATCCGGCGCTGGACTTCACCCCGGAGGAGCGGGCCCGGGGTCGCCGGGTCGGCAGGCCGGCCCGGCGCGTCGCCGTCGCCGCCACGCTTGTCTCGCTCGCGGCCACGCTGTCGCTCGGCCTCACCCCGGCCGGCGCCGGCCTCCTGCGGGCCGTCACCGGGGCGTTCCCCGGCGGCGTCGTGGTCGACGTCCCGATCGCCGCCGTGCTGCTCTGCGCCGTGGGGACGGTCGTCCGGCTGCCCTTCGCCGCCGCCCTGCACCGCCTGCTGCGGCGCCACGGGCCGGTGACCCAGGGCTGGGCCGGCTGGTGGGCCGACCGCGCCCGTTCCTTCCTGCTCGCCGCCGCCTTCCAGGCGGCCGTCCTCGCGGTGGTCTACACGCTGCTGCGCGCCTGGCCGGAGCGCTGGTGGCTGCCCGGCGCCGGGATCGCCGCGGTCGCCGCCGTGCTGTTGTCCGCCGCGTATCCGCTGGTCGTGGAGCCGGTCTTCAACCGCTTCCGTCCCCTGCCGGCTGGGCCGTTGCGGGAGGCGCTGCTGG
Coding sequences:
- a CDS encoding serine/threonine-protein kinase, with product MRLRPGERVGPYTVLAELASGGMGCVYLARSPGGRTLAVKTLLAEGSDGTVAEADRRRFAREVALARRVRGAYTASVVDADAEAPLPWMATEYIAAPSLRDLVQACGPLPAPAVPWVAAGVAEALVSVHSAGLVHRDVKPSNVLLPADGPRVIDFGISQAADVTRTHAALGTIAFTAPEQARGETTTAASDVFSLGATLFYLAVGRSPYRDSGSGPAVEQLLRVARGELDLAGLPGELHPLIAPCLSLDPTARPTPRQVLDRCAADLAARPEAHGAADWLPPSWVEAIERYRERRTREADEARRRVDPAAVTRPVPPSPPTTALPVHEPTRRDHPAPRSGAVRDSGPVRDSGHGPVHDPTRRDRPVRRRAGRIRLVVAGAAVVVLALGGVGATALLRGWGGDDPYTVAPSEPLSFVPVSNTVAGACPTPAEPNSYTSHDGSYCATLSTGGSRLDVERLVDVRARHDEVGGWVVDLTVEAEDAPRLSALTAEVAGGPPPQQMAILLGDRLLSAPAVYSAISGGRLQISGTLDEQEARQLAYDLGAR
- a CDS encoding M48 family metalloprotease, yielding MTRPPVPRPEPVPGASHPGAGEEVREPGGARAVDAADPALDFTPEERARGRRVGRPARRVAVAATLVSLAATLSLGLTPAGAGLLRAVTGAFPGGVVVDVPIAAVLLCAVGTVVRLPFAAALHRLLRRHGPVTQGWAGWWADRARSFLLAAAFQAAVLAVVYTLLRAWPERWWLPGAGIAAVAAVLLSAAYPLVVEPVFNRFRPLPAGPLREALLDLAARARLPLRDVLVADASRRSTALNAYVSGLGATRRVVVHDTLVEAAPTREIVSVAAHELGHVAHRDVAVGTVLGAVGAAATVVWTGLLLDVEAVRAAAGVRDAAGPESAALLLALVAVPGVLGGPLGAAISRRAEARADRYALDLTRDPAAFVAMQRRLAVAGYADLTPNRLLHALLGTHPTTVRRIAAARRWAARNGVPVPPPLVGGG